One part of the Aliivibrio fischeri ATCC 7744 = JCM 18803 = DSM 507 genome encodes these proteins:
- the rpmG gene encoding 50S ribosomal protein L33, which produces MAKGAREKIKLVSTANTGHFYTTDKNKRNMPGKMEIKKYDPVVRQHVLYKEAKIK; this is translated from the coding sequence ATGGCTAAAGGCGCACGTGAGAAAATCAAGTTAGTATCAACTGCTAACACTGGTCACTTCTACACAACCGACAAAAACAAACGTAACATGCCAGGCAAAATGGAGATCAAAAAATACGATCCTGTTGTACGCCAGCACGTTCTTTACAAAGAAGCAAAAATCAAGTAA
- a CDS encoding LTA synthase family protein, whose amino-acid sequence MFQKNSKALYPVVWLSLLSFTAILMFGRLNFILQYANFDTLEAIPNDLFNSLFIGFRFDLKVAAIAYAPIFLIGLLTANTHFFSKVLNAFVPYTFIVSFIAISVTTANFFYYQTYGNSFDIFVFGLMEDDTAAVIDILWKDYPILSSAIFSLFVAIASTLLCKKYVHHFLNKAYSTQPTLKCTLVVIANILIYFVIARGSIGTFPLKKYHANVSNYEVLNQATPNAILALDWANSDHKKDAKFHKVSFNEYTSQVEKVLHQSDAQYTTPANPYLEKNPPNVVFALMESMGTNLLLEDGNGTDLLGALRPHMQSDFHFNRFTSGTGGTINSIVMMLFHSNVNSISHSSAQKTSLFGSAFLPYKNAGYDVVYITGGSPNWRNLKYYMPYQGVDAFYDEVDIKKAFPEAEKLSSTWGVPDEFAFKFAEKILAESKKPMMLMIQTETNHPPYKVPENYDVKPIKVSQYAMDKMGLDKTESEKIYGTYQYSSNALGEFVDSIKASSLKSKTIISASGDHRLRNYSIEFPKDLGFARAVPFYLYVPEAILEHTSYKFEKERIGSHRDIFPTLYAFSLSNQNYYSLGGRNLLQVNDIENPVGFNGNVTYTKNGVFNNSTPDVIYPWADNVSLTIKPTAMANPDKSIQKDYSHLQTLFLNAQIKGFTE is encoded by the coding sequence ATGTTCCAAAAAAACAGTAAGGCTTTGTATCCTGTCGTATGGCTCAGCCTCTTATCCTTTACGGCTATTCTAATGTTTGGTCGTTTGAATTTCATTCTTCAGTACGCTAATTTTGACACACTTGAAGCCATTCCAAACGATCTATTCAACTCTCTGTTTATTGGATTTAGATTTGACTTAAAAGTTGCAGCTATCGCTTATGCACCTATCTTTTTGATTGGTTTATTAACTGCTAATACTCATTTTTTCTCTAAAGTGCTTAACGCTTTTGTTCCTTATACGTTCATCGTTAGCTTTATCGCTATTTCAGTAACAACAGCAAACTTTTTTTATTATCAAACCTATGGAAATTCCTTTGATATTTTTGTCTTCGGTTTAATGGAAGATGATACTGCAGCTGTAATTGATATTTTATGGAAAGACTATCCAATCTTATCTTCTGCTATTTTCTCTTTATTCGTCGCTATCGCTTCTACTCTTCTTTGTAAGAAATACGTTCATCACTTTTTAAATAAAGCTTATTCCACACAACCTACACTTAAATGCACTCTTGTTGTTATTGCTAATATTCTTATTTATTTTGTGATTGCTCGCGGTTCTATTGGTACTTTCCCACTAAAAAAATACCACGCTAACGTTTCAAACTATGAGGTATTAAACCAAGCAACCCCTAACGCTATCCTTGCTCTTGATTGGGCTAATAGTGACCATAAAAAAGACGCAAAATTCCACAAAGTCTCTTTTAACGAATATACATCTCAGGTAGAAAAAGTACTTCATCAATCAGATGCACAGTACACAACACCAGCGAATCCATATTTAGAAAAAAATCCACCGAATGTGGTGTTTGCATTAATGGAGAGCATGGGAACAAACTTATTACTAGAAGATGGTAATGGTACTGATTTATTAGGTGCTCTTCGTCCTCATATGCAAAGCGATTTTCATTTTAATCGTTTTACTTCAGGTACTGGCGGAACAATAAATAGCATTGTAATGATGTTATTTCACAGCAATGTTAACTCTATTAGCCACAGTAGCGCTCAAAAGACATCATTGTTTGGTTCTGCATTCTTACCTTATAAAAACGCAGGTTACGATGTCGTATACATCACTGGGGGCAGTCCTAACTGGCGTAATTTAAAATATTACATGCCATACCAAGGTGTTGATGCTTTTTATGATGAAGTCGATATAAAAAAAGCCTTCCCTGAAGCAGAAAAACTATCGAGTACTTGGGGTGTACCAGATGAATTCGCTTTTAAGTTTGCTGAGAAAATTCTGGCTGAAAGTAAGAAGCCTATGATGTTGATGATCCAAACAGAAACGAATCACCCTCCTTATAAAGTACCTGAAAATTATGATGTGAAGCCTATTAAGGTCAGCCAATATGCGATGGATAAAATGGGGCTTGATAAAACGGAATCGGAGAAGATTTACGGTACTTACCAATATTCGTCGAATGCCTTAGGTGAATTTGTTGATTCAATAAAAGCTTCTTCGCTTAAAAGCAAAACGATTATCTCGGCCTCTGGTGATCACAGATTACGTAACTACTCAATTGAATTTCCTAAAGACTTAGGCTTCGCGCGCGCAGTTCCTTTTTATCTTTATGTCCCTGAAGCTATTTTAGAACATACGAGCTATAAGTTTGAAAAAGAACGCATTGGTTCTCATCGAGACATTTTCCCTACCCTGTATGCTTTTAGTTTATCAAATCAAAACTATTACAGTTTAGGTGGACGTAACTTGCTGCAAGTAAACGATATTGAAAATCCAGTTGGGTTTAATGGTAATGTTACTTATACCAAAAACGGTGTGTTTAATAACTCTACCCCTGATGTGATCTACCCTTGGGCTGATAATGTTTCATTAACAATCAAACCAACTGCAATGGCTAACCCTGATAAATCCATCCAAAAAGATTACAGCCATCTACAAACGTTGTTTTTAAATGCTCAAATCAAAGGGTTTACTGAGTAA
- the radC gene encoding RadC family protein — MSLMNLPEESRPREKLLALGPKSLTDAELLAIFLRTGIQGMNAIELADKLLKEFGSLRKLLSSDENEFCSHKGLGTAKFAQLQAVVEMTERYLFEKIEKEDALTSPEHTKRYLTRMLRDRHREAFYVLFLDNQHRVLKGEILFEGTIDAAAVYPREVVKRSIDYNAAAIILAHNHPSGVAEPSQADRRITKRISDAVELVDIRVLDHFVIGDGEIVSFAERGWI, encoded by the coding sequence ATGTCGTTAATGAATCTACCAGAAGAATCTCGACCAAGAGAGAAGTTACTTGCCCTTGGTCCAAAGTCACTGACTGATGCTGAATTACTCGCGATCTTTTTAAGAACAGGGATCCAAGGAATGAATGCCATTGAACTGGCAGACAAACTATTAAAGGAGTTCGGCTCATTAAGGAAGTTACTCAGTTCTGATGAAAATGAATTCTGTAGTCATAAAGGGTTGGGCACGGCAAAATTTGCACAACTTCAAGCCGTTGTAGAAATGACTGAGCGGTATTTATTTGAAAAGATTGAAAAAGAAGACGCGCTAACGAGCCCCGAACACACGAAACGTTATTTAACCCGAATGTTAAGAGATAGACATAGGGAAGCGTTTTATGTTTTGTTCCTTGATAATCAACATCGAGTGCTAAAAGGGGAGATATTATTTGAAGGAACAATCGATGCTGCTGCTGTTTATCCGAGAGAAGTTGTAAAAAGATCGATAGATTATAATGCAGCCGCCATCATTTTAGCGCATAATCACCCTTCCGGCGTAGCCGAGCCAAGTCAAGCTGACAGAAGAATTACAAAACGTATTTCTGATGCTGTAGAATTGGTAGATATCCGAGTCCTTGATCATTTTGTGATCGGTGATGGAGAAATAGTCTCTTTTGCTGAAAGAGGATGGATTTGA
- a CDS encoding glycosyl transferase family 90, with protein sequence MSLKKFRYYVANGSITIIPAFILQALGKKTLQSRTSFDQDYIEQRVNYYNKLDIPFSVNNQEATQVNQFKKTGGSAYYLDLFKVIKAFSPSYFFNYINGDVIDVPAEPSFLKSRPIDGDNAASILLKLNAIRHYNFINDNKSFQEKKDAVVWRGTGFRPNRRLLLSTHFNNPKCNIGRVDTKDDSEEQLGYVLPSMSIEEQLEYKFILSLEGMDVATNLKWIMSSNSLCFTPKLRYETWFMEGKLQAGIHFVEVKDDFSDLIEKMDYYTKHEDEALEIIKNANQWVEQFKDSKREKLISLLVAQKYFDLSGQSSAKN encoded by the coding sequence ATGAGCTTAAAGAAATTTCGTTATTATGTCGCCAACGGCAGCATTACGATAATACCTGCTTTTATTCTCCAAGCTCTTGGCAAAAAAACGCTGCAAAGCAGAACCTCATTTGATCAAGACTATATTGAGCAAAGGGTTAATTATTACAATAAACTGGATATTCCATTTTCTGTAAATAACCAAGAAGCGACACAAGTTAACCAATTTAAAAAAACAGGTGGTAGTGCTTATTACTTAGATCTGTTTAAAGTCATTAAAGCGTTTAGCCCTTCTTACTTTTTTAACTACATTAATGGGGATGTTATTGATGTTCCTGCTGAGCCTAGCTTTTTAAAAAGCAGACCTATTGATGGGGATAATGCGGCATCTATATTATTAAAGCTAAATGCAATCCGTCACTATAACTTCATTAATGACAATAAAAGCTTTCAAGAAAAGAAAGATGCTGTGGTATGGCGAGGAACAGGTTTTCGTCCAAATCGTCGATTATTACTTTCAACTCATTTCAACAACCCAAAATGCAATATTGGTCGTGTTGATACAAAAGACGATTCAGAAGAGCAACTTGGCTACGTTCTACCTTCGATGTCGATTGAAGAACAGTTGGAATATAAGTTTATCTTAAGCTTAGAGGGCATGGACGTTGCAACTAACCTGAAATGGATCATGTCTTCAAACTCGCTGTGTTTCACTCCAAAACTACGCTATGAAACTTGGTTTATGGAAGGAAAGCTACAAGCGGGTATTCATTTTGTTGAAGTGAAAGATGATTTTTCAGACTTAATTGAAAAAATGGATTATTACACAAAGCATGAAGATGAAGCTCTAGAGATCATTAAAAATGCTAACCAATGGGTTGAACAATTTAAAGACAGCAAAAGAGAGAAATTAATCTCCCTTTTAGTTGCTCAAAAATATTTTGACTTATCAGGTCAATCTTCAGCTAAAAACTGA
- the slmA gene encoding nucleoid occlusion factor SlmA, with the protein MATPRKTNRRDEILQALAEMLESNEGAARITTAKLAKQVGVSEAALYRHFPSKAKMFEGLIEFIEESIFSRVNRILEDEKDTLKRIELLLKLLLAFAERNPGLTRIMTGHALMFENERLRSRINQIFERIELQFKQILRERKLREGKAFPIDESILAAQLVGQVEGSFCRFVRSDFKYQPTENFNEYWALLSAQIQ; encoded by the coding sequence ATGGCGACCCCAAGAAAAACAAATCGTCGTGATGAAATACTACAAGCTTTAGCTGAAATGCTAGAGTCCAATGAAGGTGCTGCTCGCATTACTACAGCCAAATTAGCAAAACAGGTTGGTGTATCAGAAGCTGCGTTATATCGCCATTTCCCAAGCAAAGCCAAAATGTTTGAAGGCTTAATTGAGTTTATTGAAGAATCTATTTTTTCGCGTGTTAACCGCATTCTTGAAGATGAAAAAGATACTTTAAAACGTATTGAGCTATTATTAAAACTTCTGCTCGCCTTTGCTGAACGTAACCCTGGATTAACTCGAATTATGACAGGCCATGCGCTGATGTTTGAAAATGAGCGCTTAAGAAGCCGCATCAATCAAATATTTGAGCGTATTGAACTTCAATTCAAACAAATCTTACGTGAACGTAAATTACGTGAAGGGAAAGCATTCCCAATTGATGAAAGTATTTTAGCCGCTCAGCTTGTGGGTCAAGTCGAGGGGAGTTTCTGTCGTTTTGTCCGTTCTGATTTTAAATATCAACCGACTGAAAACTTTAACGAATATTGGGCGCTACTCAGTGCTCAGATCCAATAA
- the rpmB gene encoding 50S ribosomal protein L28 → MSRVCQVTGKRPAVGNNRSHAKNATKRRFLPNLQTHRFWVESEKRFVKLRLTAKGMRIIDKKGIETVLADMRARGENV, encoded by the coding sequence ATGTCCCGAGTATGCCAAGTAACTGGTAAGCGTCCTGCAGTTGGTAACAACCGCTCACACGCAAAAAATGCCACCAAGCGTCGTTTTCTGCCGAACCTACAAACTCATCGTTTCTGGGTAGAAAGCGAAAAACGCTTCGTTAAACTTCGTCTTACCGCTAAAGGTATGCGTATCATTGATAAGAAAGGTATCGAAACCGTTCTTGCAGATATGCGTGCTCGTGGCGAGAACGTTTAA
- a CDS encoding Kdo(2)-lipid IV(A) acyltransferase, which produces MSKYPAPKFSSALLHPKYWGVWFGFGFLFAIVTLLPYKVTYKLGRSLGLLGLKLGKSRAHVARRNLELAFPEMESSEREAIIVENFKNSGLAIFETAMAWVWPDWRVEKHFSYENKQHILDLAEEGRGVLVVCVHALNLELTARAFTSFAPGYGVYRPHNNPAYDFIQHWGRTNNGNQMIDRKDVKGMLRVLRKGERLWYMPDHDYNRNKSVFVPFFAVPDACTTVGSDILISASKCAVVTASGFRTYNNYHLQIDNDISDQFPKKDPVGVATVMNKAVERVILRCIPQWMWLHKRFKTMEDPNVKKGIRYD; this is translated from the coding sequence ATGTCAAAGTATCCAGCACCTAAATTCTCTAGCGCTCTTCTACACCCTAAATATTGGGGGGTATGGTTTGGATTCGGATTCCTTTTTGCCATCGTCACCCTATTGCCTTATAAAGTAACTTACAAACTTGGTCGCTCTCTTGGTTTACTTGGATTAAAACTCGGAAAATCAAGAGCCCATGTTGCTCGCCGTAATTTAGAACTCGCTTTTCCAGAAATGGAATCGTCCGAGCGTGAAGCCATTATTGTTGAGAATTTCAAAAATTCAGGTCTTGCGATTTTTGAAACCGCAATGGCTTGGGTATGGCCAGATTGGCGTGTCGAAAAACACTTTAGTTATGAAAACAAGCAACACATTCTTGATCTTGCAGAAGAAGGTCGTGGCGTATTGGTTGTTTGTGTTCACGCATTAAACCTTGAACTTACCGCTCGTGCATTCACTTCTTTTGCTCCAGGTTATGGGGTTTACCGCCCACATAACAACCCAGCTTACGATTTTATTCAACATTGGGGCCGTACCAATAATGGCAACCAAATGATTGATAGAAAAGACGTTAAAGGCATGCTGCGTGTATTACGTAAAGGTGAGCGTCTTTGGTATATGCCGGATCACGATTACAACCGTAATAAATCGGTTTTTGTTCCTTTCTTTGCGGTTCCAGATGCTTGTACCACTGTAGGTTCGGATATCTTAATCAGTGCAAGTAAATGTGCTGTTGTTACTGCATCGGGCTTTAGAACTTACAATAATTACCACTTACAAATTGATAATGACATCAGTGATCAATTTCCGAAGAAAGATCCCGTTGGTGTTGCTACGGTAATGAATAAAGCGGTAGAACGTGTCATTTTACGCTGTATTCCTCAATGGATGTGGCTACATAAACGTTTTAAAACAATGGAAGATCCAAACGTTAAAAAAGGCATCCGCTACGATTAG
- the mutM gene encoding bifunctional DNA-formamidopyrimidine glycosylase/DNA-(apurinic or apyrimidinic site) lyase, protein MPELPEVETSRLGITPHLQGQTIKAIVVRTDKLRWPIPQELQKLVGQRVQSIRRRAKYLMIDTPEGSAIIHLGMSGSLRVLDEEVPSAKHDHVDLVLENGKVLRYNDPRKFGAWLYSEVGVAHQVLSKLGPEPLTNEFNSEYFAEKAKNKKTVVKQFIMNNAVVVGVGNIYASESLFMAQIHPKTPVGSLKASQITVLVAEIKKVLETAIKQGGTTLKDFNQVDGKPGYFAQELKVYGRAGKECPVCSSKIEEEKIGQRNSFWCGKCQFLAED, encoded by the coding sequence ATGCCAGAATTGCCAGAAGTAGAAACCAGCCGCCTAGGAATTACCCCACATCTGCAAGGTCAGACAATTAAAGCCATTGTGGTTAGAACGGATAAGCTTCGTTGGCCAATTCCTCAAGAATTGCAAAAATTAGTTGGACAAAGAGTTCAGTCAATTCGTCGCCGTGCAAAATATTTAATGATAGATACCCCAGAAGGCAGTGCGATTATTCATTTAGGAATGTCGGGCAGTTTACGCGTTTTAGATGAAGAAGTGCCGTCAGCAAAACACGATCATGTTGATCTAGTCTTAGAAAATGGCAAAGTTCTTCGTTATAACGATCCACGCAAGTTTGGCGCTTGGTTATATTCTGAGGTAGGTGTAGCGCATCAAGTGCTTTCTAAGCTAGGGCCAGAACCACTAACAAATGAATTTAATAGCGAGTATTTTGCTGAGAAAGCCAAGAATAAAAAAACCGTAGTTAAGCAATTTATAATGAACAATGCTGTAGTGGTTGGTGTTGGTAATATTTATGCCAGTGAATCTTTGTTTATGGCTCAAATTCATCCTAAAACGCCAGTAGGTTCATTAAAAGCGTCTCAGATTACTGTCCTTGTAGCTGAAATAAAAAAAGTGCTAGAAACCGCAATTAAGCAAGGTGGAACAACACTAAAAGATTTTAATCAAGTTGATGGCAAACCTGGATATTTTGCACAGGAATTGAAAGTGTATGGGAGAGCAGGGAAAGAGTGCCCAGTTTGCTCTAGTAAAATAGAAGAAGAGAAAATTGGGCAACGGAATAGTTTTTGGTGCGGAAAGTGTCAGTTTTTAGCTGAAGATTGA
- the greB gene encoding transcription elongation factor GreB, translating to MKTNLITREGFNKLQDELTFLWKEERPEVTKKVTWAASLGDRSENADYQYNKKRLREIDRRVRYLRKRLDQVKVVDYSPQQDGKIFFGAFVEIENEQGDILSFRIVGPDEIFGRNDYISIDSPMARALIKKEVDEDVIVKTPDGDKEWFVNSIRY from the coding sequence ATGAAAACCAATTTAATCACACGTGAAGGCTTTAATAAGCTACAAGATGAACTCACGTTTCTATGGAAAGAAGAACGCCCAGAAGTCACAAAAAAAGTGACTTGGGCGGCTAGCCTTGGTGATCGCAGTGAAAACGCAGATTATCAATACAACAAAAAACGCCTTCGTGAAATAGACCGCCGTGTTCGCTATCTTCGTAAACGTTTAGACCAAGTAAAAGTGGTCGACTATTCCCCACAGCAAGACGGAAAAATCTTTTTCGGTGCGTTCGTTGAAATTGAAAACGAACAAGGCGATATCCTCTCTTTTCGCATCGTTGGTCCTGATGAAATATTTGGCCGCAACGACTATATCTCTATCGATTCCCCAATGGCTCGCGCACTGATCAAAAAAGAAGTCGATGAAGATGTGATTGTAAAAACGCCTGATGGGGATAAAGAGTGGTTCGTGAATTCGATTAGGTACTAG
- the coaBC gene encoding bifunctional phosphopantothenoylcysteine decarboxylase/phosphopantothenate--cysteine ligase CoaBC yields the protein MASLAGKRILLGISGGIAAYKCAELTRRLIERGAEVRVVMTKAAKEFITPLTMQAVSGHPVADSLLDPAAEASMGHIELAKWADIVLLAPATADLIARMAAGMGNDLLSTLVLATDSPVAVSPAMNQQMYSNIATQENIATLVRRGMHIWGPAAGQQACGDVGMGRMLEPMELVHLCEDFFQANSCEQAEADKKPLKGQSLLITAGPTREAIDPVRYISNHSSGKMGFAIAEAAAQLGANVTLVSGPVNLATPENVKRIDIESAEQMHESVMKNAQSHSIFIACAAVADFKLSQVATQKLKKTADEDGMTLHMVKNPDIVASVAALTNQRPFTVGFAAETQDVEKYARGKLERKNLDMICANDVSIQGQGFNSDNNALHLYWKEGDKALPLTTKSELGKAIMLEIVEKL from the coding sequence ATGGCATCTCTTGCAGGGAAACGAATTCTTCTTGGTATTAGCGGCGGCATTGCGGCTTATAAATGTGCAGAACTGACTCGTCGATTAATTGAACGCGGCGCTGAAGTTCGCGTAGTAATGACAAAAGCAGCAAAAGAGTTCATTACCCCATTAACGATGCAGGCGGTTTCTGGCCACCCTGTTGCTGATAGTTTACTTGATCCTGCTGCTGAAGCATCAATGGGACACATTGAATTAGCTAAGTGGGCTGACATTGTTTTACTTGCTCCTGCAACGGCTGATTTGATTGCTCGAATGGCTGCTGGCATGGGTAACGATTTATTATCTACTTTAGTTCTTGCTACAGATTCTCCTGTCGCGGTCTCTCCTGCTATGAATCAGCAAATGTATAGCAATATCGCGACGCAAGAAAACATAGCAACACTCGTTCGTCGTGGCATGCACATTTGGGGTCCTGCTGCTGGTCAACAAGCTTGTGGCGATGTGGGCATGGGAAGAATGCTTGAGCCAATGGAGCTGGTTCATTTATGTGAAGACTTTTTCCAAGCGAATTCTTGTGAACAAGCAGAAGCGGATAAAAAACCACTTAAAGGCCAATCTCTACTTATTACTGCAGGCCCAACTCGTGAAGCCATCGATCCAGTTCGTTATATCTCTAACCACAGCTCAGGGAAAATGGGATTTGCTATTGCAGAGGCCGCAGCTCAATTAGGTGCTAACGTCACTTTAGTCAGTGGGCCTGTTAACCTTGCAACACCAGAGAACGTAAAACGCATTGATATTGAAAGCGCAGAACAAATGCACGAATCGGTAATGAAAAATGCACAATCTCATTCTATCTTTATTGCATGCGCTGCCGTTGCTGATTTCAAACTAAGCCAAGTGGCGACTCAAAAATTAAAGAAAACCGCCGATGAAGATGGTATGACGCTTCATATGGTTAAGAATCCAGATATTGTCGCTTCAGTTGCGGCATTAACGAATCAACGTCCATTTACTGTCGGTTTTGCAGCTGAAACTCAAGATGTGGAAAAATACGCTCGCGGTAAATTAGAGCGCAAAAATTTAGATATGATCTGTGCAAACGATGTATCAATTCAAGGACAAGGCTTTAATAGTGATAACAATGCGCTTCACCTATATTGGAAAGAAGGTGATAAAGCGCTACCGTTAACGACGAAGTCGGAGTTGGGTAAAGCGATTATGCTTGAGATCGTTGAAAAACTGTAG
- a CDS encoding Tex family protein: MIINIIAKELNVRPQQVSAAVQLIDEGSTIPFIARYRKEVTDGLDDTQLRTLDTRLTYLRELDDRRQSILKSIKEQEKLTPELEREILDADSKTRLEDLYLPFKRKRRTKGQIAIEAGLEPLADLLWTQPENTPEDAAQSYIDEEKGFADAKAVLDGARAILMERMAEDANLLEKVRTYLTANAELVSKMVDGQEQAGEKFKDYFDHHEALTKVPSHRALAMLRGRNEGFLQLSINADPTQEEGARGSYCEIIIANHYGITLGSQPADLWRKQVISWTWRIKILMHMETELMGGLKERSENEAIDVFATNLKDLLMAAPAGLKTTLGLDPGLRTGTKVAVVDATGKVLATDTIYPNQPHNQIAKSAQIIEALIKQHNVDLIAIGNGTASRETDAFVGNLLKGAGLSTAKIIVSEAGASVYSASELAAKEFPDLDVSIRGAVSIARRLQDPLAELVKIDPKAIGVGQYQHDVSQSQLAKKLDAVIEDCVNAVGVDVNTASPALLTRVAGLSATIAQNIVDYRDENGRFENRTTLKKVARLGPKAFEQCAGFLRVMNGKNPLDASAVHPEAYPVVKTIAEKNGKAIDAIIGNTEFLRSVAANDYISADFGLPTVTDIIKELDKPGRDPRPEFKTATFADGVNTVSDLELGMVLEGVVSNVANFGAFVDIGVHQDGLVHISALSDTFVSDPREVVKAGDIVKVKVMEVDVQRKRIALSMRLNDKPGEDNRPQRQSNKPQQRNERSQAPRQQRNNDVGGGAMGGAFAAAFAKAKK; encoded by the coding sequence ATGATAATAAACATAATTGCTAAAGAACTTAACGTTCGCCCTCAACAAGTTTCTGCTGCCGTTCAACTGATTGACGAAGGTAGCACCATCCCATTTATTGCTCGTTACCGTAAAGAAGTAACAGATGGCCTAGACGATACGCAACTTCGTACGCTTGATACTCGTTTAACTTACTTACGTGAATTGGATGACCGCCGTCAATCGATCTTAAAATCGATTAAAGAACAAGAAAAACTGACGCCTGAATTAGAGCGTGAGATTTTAGATGCGGACAGCAAAACACGTCTTGAAGATCTGTATCTACCATTTAAACGTAAGCGTCGCACTAAAGGCCAAATAGCTATTGAAGCAGGTCTTGAACCATTAGCTGATTTATTGTGGACACAGCCTGAAAATACACCTGAAGATGCCGCTCAATCTTACATTGATGAAGAAAAAGGCTTTGCCGATGCTAAAGCTGTATTAGACGGCGCTCGTGCCATTCTTATGGAACGCATGGCAGAAGACGCAAACTTACTTGAAAAAGTACGTACTTATCTAACGGCTAATGCTGAGCTTGTATCTAAAATGGTAGACGGCCAAGAGCAAGCGGGTGAAAAGTTCAAAGATTACTTTGATCATCATGAAGCATTAACAAAAGTCCCTTCTCACCGTGCTCTTGCTATGCTACGTGGTCGCAATGAAGGCTTCTTACAGCTTTCTATTAACGCTGACCCAACTCAGGAAGAAGGTGCTCGTGGCTCGTACTGTGAAATCATCATCGCAAATCATTATGGTATTACGCTAGGTTCTCAACCTGCTGATTTATGGCGTAAACAAGTGATCAGCTGGACATGGCGTATTAAGATTTTAATGCACATGGAAACAGAATTAATGGGCGGCCTAAAAGAACGCTCAGAAAACGAAGCGATTGATGTATTTGCTACCAACCTAAAAGACCTATTAATGGCAGCGCCAGCAGGTCTTAAAACGACACTTGGACTTGATCCAGGCCTACGTACAGGTACGAAAGTCGCCGTGGTTGATGCTACTGGTAAAGTACTAGCAACAGATACGATTTACCCTAACCAACCCCATAATCAAATTGCAAAATCAGCACAGATTATCGAAGCATTAATCAAACAACACAATGTGGATTTAATCGCCATTGGTAACGGTACTGCTTCACGTGAGACCGATGCCTTTGTGGGTAATCTACTAAAAGGTGCTGGCCTATCAACGGCGAAAATCATCGTAAGTGAAGCGGGTGCATCGGTATATTCTGCCTCTGAATTAGCAGCGAAAGAGTTCCCTGATTTAGATGTATCAATCCGTGGTGCGGTATCTATCGCTCGCCGTCTGCAAGATCCTCTGGCTGAGTTAGTAAAAATCGATCCAAAAGCCATTGGTGTTGGTCAATATCAACACGATGTAAGCCAAAGCCAACTAGCGAAAAAGTTAGATGCCGTCATCGAAGACTGTGTAAACGCCGTTGGTGTTGATGTAAATACCGCCTCTCCTGCTCTATTAACTCGTGTTGCGGGTTTATCAGCAACGATTGCACAAAACATTGTGGATTACCGTGATGAAAACGGCCGCTTTGAAAACCGTACAACGCTGAAAAAAGTTGCTCGTTTAGGGCCTAAAGCCTTTGAACAATGTGCTGGTTTCTTACGTGTAATGAACGGTAAAAACCCATTGGATGCTTCTGCGGTTCACCCTGAAGCTTACCCAGTAGTAAAAACCATTGCTGAGAAAAATGGCAAAGCTATTGATGCCATTATTGGTAATACTGAGTTTTTACGCTCGGTTGCGGCTAACGATTACATCAGTGCAGATTTTGGTTTACCAACAGTCACTGACATCATTAAAGAGCTAGATAAGCCGGGTCGAGATCCTCGTCCTGAGTTTAAAACAGCCACCTTTGCTGATGGCGTAAATACGGTATCTGACCTTGAATTAGGCATGGTATTAGAAGGTGTTGTATCAAACGTAGCGAACTTCGGTGCATTTGTTGATATCGGTGTTCACCAAGATGGCTTAGTTCATATTTCTGCATTAAGTGATACGTTTGTTTCTGACCCTAGAGAAGTCGTTAAAGCTGGTGATATCGTAAAAGTAAAAGTGATGGAAGTGGATGTGCAACGTAAGCGTATCGCTCTTTCTATGCGTTTAAACGACAAGCCAGGGGAAGACAATCGTCCTCAACGCCAATCAAATAAACCACAACAGCGCAATGAGCGTTCTCAAGCACCAAGACAGCAACGTAATAACGATGTTGGCGGTGGTGCAATGGGTGGTGCGTTTGCGGCTGCTTTTGCGAAGGCGAAGAAGTAA